From Cellulosimicrobium sp. ES-005, one genomic window encodes:
- a CDS encoding Ku protein, translated as MRAIWKGAITFGLVNVPVKVYSATEDHDVPLHQVHDKDGGRIRYRRVCEIDGEVVPYEHIDKAYDDGERTVVLTGEDFAALPAERSREIEVVEFVPSEQIDPLLLDRSYYLEPDSKSNKAYVLMRRTLEETDRTAIVKFALRQRTRLAAMRVRDDVLVLQTLLWADEVREAAFPSLDDEAKVTDKELAMSAQLVASFEADFTPEEYEDDYQVQLRQLIEAKLEQGDALDTAETFGEQPEKGEGAEVIDLMEALRKSVASSKSSRAGGSGSSGGSTAKGGSGRKAASSSGKGSSGSRAKGGGAKDEGSKPAAKKTSGRSSSSKEKTTAKTTRKKASA; from the coding sequence ATGAGGGCCATCTGGAAGGGCGCCATCACGTTCGGTCTCGTCAACGTCCCCGTCAAGGTGTACTCCGCGACGGAGGACCACGACGTGCCGCTGCACCAGGTGCACGACAAGGACGGCGGGCGCATCCGCTACCGGCGCGTGTGCGAGATCGACGGCGAGGTCGTGCCGTACGAGCACATCGACAAGGCGTACGACGACGGCGAGCGCACCGTCGTGCTCACGGGCGAGGACTTCGCGGCGCTGCCCGCCGAGCGCAGCCGCGAGATCGAGGTCGTCGAGTTCGTGCCGAGCGAGCAGATCGACCCGCTCCTGCTCGACCGCAGCTACTACCTGGAGCCCGACTCGAAGTCCAACAAGGCGTACGTGCTCATGCGGCGCACGCTCGAGGAGACCGACCGGACGGCGATCGTGAAGTTCGCGCTGCGTCAGCGCACGCGGCTCGCTGCGATGCGCGTGCGCGACGACGTGCTCGTGCTCCAGACGCTGCTGTGGGCCGACGAGGTGCGCGAGGCCGCGTTCCCCTCGCTGGACGACGAGGCGAAGGTGACCGACAAGGAGCTCGCCATGTCCGCGCAGCTCGTCGCGAGCTTCGAGGCGGACTTCACGCCCGAGGAGTACGAGGACGACTACCAGGTGCAGCTCCGCCAGCTCATCGAGGCCAAGCTCGAGCAGGGGGACGCGCTCGACACCGCCGAGACGTTCGGCGAGCAGCCCGAGAAGGGCGAGGGCGCCGAGGTGATCGACCTCATGGAGGCGCTGCGCAAGTCCGTCGCGTCCTCGAAGAGCAGCCGCGCCGGCGGGTCGGGGTCGTCCGGCGGGTCGACGGCGAAGGGCGGCTCGGGCCGCAAGGCCGCCTCGTCGTCGGGCAAGGGCTCCTCCGGTTCCCGGGCCAAGGGTGGCGGCGCGAAGGACGAGGGCTCGAAGCCCGCGGCCAAGAAGACCTCGGGCCGCTCGTCGTCCTCGAAGGAGAAGACGACGGCGAAGACGACGCGGAAGAAGGCGTCCGCGTAG
- a CDS encoding VOC family protein, producing MRAIVPSLWFDGNLEEAITFYASVFPDATVGDVFRQPDGTAVSADFELAGHRFAAINGGPQFPFTEAVSFVVECESQEEVDAYWAALTDGGQESQCGWLKDRFGLSWQVVPVEFLAMLQDPDPARVQRVVDVMMTQAKLDLGPLRAAYDG from the coding sequence ATGCGCGCGATCGTGCCGAGCCTGTGGTTCGACGGCAACCTCGAGGAGGCCATCACCTTCTATGCGAGCGTGTTCCCCGACGCGACGGTCGGCGACGTGTTCCGCCAGCCCGACGGCACGGCGGTGTCGGCCGACTTCGAGCTCGCCGGGCACCGGTTCGCCGCCATCAACGGCGGCCCGCAGTTCCCGTTCACCGAGGCGGTGTCGTTCGTCGTCGAGTGCGAGTCGCAGGAGGAGGTCGACGCGTACTGGGCGGCGCTCACCGACGGCGGTCAGGAGTCGCAGTGCGGCTGGCTCAAGGACCGCTTCGGGCTGTCGTGGCAGGTGGTCCCCGTCGAGTTCCTCGCGATGCTGCAGGACCCGGACCCCGCCCGCGTCCAGCGCGTCGTCGACGTGATGATGACGCAGGCCAAGCTCGACCTGGGCCCGCTGCGGGCGGCGTACGACGGCTGA